A region of Paralichthys olivaceus isolate ysfri-2021 chromosome 24, ASM2471397v2, whole genome shotgun sequence DNA encodes the following proteins:
- the igfbp5a gene encoding insulin-like growth factor-binding protein 5a yields the protein MLLSVSLLVLPLLSVTVSGGGASYVPCEPCDQKAQSMCPPVPVGCQLVKEPGCGCCLTCALEEGQSCGVYTGPCTRGLRCLPKNGEEKPLHALLHGRGVCRNEKLYKLMHPSKDEGHDDALLPVPEAVLPQTKVPLYGRDHISSRKAQAMKQAKDRKKQLAKLGPASNLDFSPLSLDKLDPEFGPCRRRLDNLIQSMKDTSRVLALSLYIPNCDKKGFFKRKQCKPSRGRKRGICWCVDRFGVKIPGINYAGGDLQCKDLDSGSSNSNE from the exons ATGCTGCTGAGCGTGTCCCTCCTGGTTCTTCCCCTGCTGAGCGTCACCGTGAGCGGCGGCGGCGCGTCCTACGTGCCGTGCGAGCCGTGCGACCAGAAGGCCCAGTCCATGTGCCCGCCGGTGCCGGTGGGCTGTCAGCTGGTGAAGGAGCCCGGCTGCGGCTGCTGCCTGACGTGCGCGCTCGAGGAGGGCCAGTCGTGCGGCGTGTACACCGGGCCGTGCACGCGCGGGCTCCGCTGCCTGCCCAAGAACGGCGAGGAGAAGCCGCTGCACGCGCTCCTGCACGGGCGAGGCGTGTGCAGGAACGAGAAGTTGTACAAACTAATGCACCCGTCAAAAG ACGAAGGTCACGACGACGCCCTGCTCCCCGTCCCCGAGGCGGTGCTTCCCCAGACCAAGGTGCCCTTATATGGCAGGGACCACATCAGCAGTCGGAAGGCCCAGGCCATGAAGCAGGCCAAGGACCGCAAGAAGCAGCTGGCCAAGCTGGGGCCCGCCAGCAACCTGGACTTCTCCCCGCTAAGCCTGGATAAACTGGACCCTGAGTTC gggccCTGCAGGAGGAGACTGGATAATCTCATTCAGAGCATGAAGGACACGTCTCGGGTCTTGGCGCTCTCTCTGTACATCCCCAACTGTGACAAGAAGGGCTTCTTCAAGCGCAAACAG TGTAAGCCCTCCCGCGGTCGGAAAAGGGGGATCTGCTGGTGCGTCGACCGGTTTGGTGTGAAAATCCCCGGCATCAACTACGCCGGAGGAGACCTGCAGTGCAAAGACCTGgacagcggcagcagcaacagcaacgaATGA
- the igfbp2a gene encoding insulin-like growth factor-binding protein 2-A isoform X1, which translates to MSTSLQPAAMPSSVRCSLLILCASLAGASLAEIVFRCPGCTAERQALCPTLTETCAEIVREPGCGCCPVCARQEGEMCGVYTPRCATGLRCYPTPDSELPLEQLVQGEGQCRRKVDPETSTHSQEHREQTSGEVVEPLPEQGVSEVPAVRKPTKEATWLGPKESAVRQHRQELKTKMKTNKVEEVKPTRPKQTQCQQELDQVLERISKMPFRDNRGPLEDLYALHIPNCDKRGQYNLKQCKMSLHGQRGECWCVNPHTGRPIPSSPTVRGDPNCSQYLRELELELPDTVQI; encoded by the exons ATGAGCACCTCCCTGCAGCCTGCAGCCATGCCTTCGTCCGTGCGCTGCAGCCTCCTGATCCTCTGCGCGTCCCTCGCCGGAGCCTCCCTGGCGGAGATCGTGTTCCGCTGCCCGGGCTGCACCGCGGAGCGTCAGGCGCTGTGCCCGACGCTCACCGAGACCTGCGCGGAGATCGTGCGCGAACCGGGCTGCGGGTGCTGCCCCGTGTGCGCCCGGCAAGAGGGCGAGATGTGCGGCGTGTACACCCCGAGGTGCGCCACCGGGCTGCGGTGCTACCCGACGCCCGACTCGGAGCTTCCCCTGGAGCAACTGGTGCAGGGCGAGGGGCAGTGCCGGCGCAAAGTGGACCCGGAGACCAGCACCCACAGCCAGGAGCACCGGGAGCAAACCAGCG GTGAGGTCGTGGAGCCGCTGCCCGAGCAGGGCGTCAGCGAGGTCCCCGCCGTGCGGAAGCCGACTAAAGAGGCCACGTGGCTGGGGCCCAAAGAGAGCGCCGTGCGCCAACATCGACAGGAGTTGAAGACCAAGATGAAGACCAAcaaggtggaggaggtgaagccGACTCGACCCAAACAG ACCCAGTGTCAGCAGGAGCTGGACCAGGTCCTGGAGCGGATATCTAAGATGCCCTTCAGAGATAACCGAGGTCCCCTGGAAGACCTGTACGCCCTGCATATCCCCAACTGTGACAAGAGGGGGCAGTATAACCTCAAACAG TGCAAGATGTCTCTGCACGGTCAGCGGGGCGAGTGCTGGTGCGTCAACCCTCACACCGGCCGACCTATCCCATCATCCCCCACTGTGAGGGGCGACCCCAACTGCAGCCAGTATCTCcgagagctggagctggagctgcccGACACGGTGCAGATATAG
- the igfbp2a gene encoding insulin-like growth factor-binding protein 2-A isoform X2: MSTSLQPAAMPSSVRCSLLILCASLAGASLAEIVFRCPGCTAERQALCPTLTETCAEIVREPGCGCCPVCARQEGEMCGVYTPRCATGLRCYPTPDSELPLEQLVQGEGQCRRKVDPETSTHSQEHREQTSGEVVEPLPEQGVSEVPAVRKPTKEATWLGPKESAVRQHRQELKTKMKTNKVEEVKPTRPKQVPACVSKTQCQQELDQVLERISKMPFRDNRGPLEDLYALHIPNCDKRGQYNLKQCKMSLHGQRGECWCVNPHTGRPIPSSPTVRGDPNCSQYLRELELELPDTVQI, translated from the exons ATGAGCACCTCCCTGCAGCCTGCAGCCATGCCTTCGTCCGTGCGCTGCAGCCTCCTGATCCTCTGCGCGTCCCTCGCCGGAGCCTCCCTGGCGGAGATCGTGTTCCGCTGCCCGGGCTGCACCGCGGAGCGTCAGGCGCTGTGCCCGACGCTCACCGAGACCTGCGCGGAGATCGTGCGCGAACCGGGCTGCGGGTGCTGCCCCGTGTGCGCCCGGCAAGAGGGCGAGATGTGCGGCGTGTACACCCCGAGGTGCGCCACCGGGCTGCGGTGCTACCCGACGCCCGACTCGGAGCTTCCCCTGGAGCAACTGGTGCAGGGCGAGGGGCAGTGCCGGCGCAAAGTGGACCCGGAGACCAGCACCCACAGCCAGGAGCACCGGGAGCAAACCAGCG GTGAGGTCGTGGAGCCGCTGCCCGAGCAGGGCGTCAGCGAGGTCCCCGCCGTGCGGAAGCCGACTAAAGAGGCCACGTGGCTGGGGCCCAAAGAGAGCGCCGTGCGCCAACATCGACAGGAGTTGAAGACCAAGATGAAGACCAAcaaggtggaggaggtgaagccGACTCGACCCAAACAG GTTCCTGCTTGTGTTTCAAAGACCCAGTGTCAGCAGGAGCTGGACCAGGTCCTGGAGCGGATATCTAAGATGCCCTTCAGAGATAACCGAGGTCCCCTGGAAGACCTGTACGCCCTGCATATCCCCAACTGTGACAAGAGGGGGCAGTATAACCTCAAACAG TGCAAGATGTCTCTGCACGGTCAGCGGGGCGAGTGCTGGTGCGTCAACCCTCACACCGGCCGACCTATCCCATCATCCCCCACTGTGAGGGGCGACCCCAACTGCAGCCAGTATCTCcgagagctggagctggagctgcccGACACGGTGCAGATATAG